TTAGCTGTGATATCTGCTTCGTGGTGAAATCGATAATTACGACTTTAAGGTACCAGCCGTCATTCTTCACGAAGATTGCACCAAGTTGGCACATCAATGCTGTAGGAAACACAGACTCATCCTTAAACACTGTATCGGTATTTGCGAAAGATGTTGGTGTCTCTGTTTGTTCTATTTCTGCTAAAGGTAGAGCACTAGTAAATCGACGATGTCGTGATATCAGCACGAGTAGGCATGGGCaggggtgtagttcacgacgATGAACGTGATTGTGCTCAATTCCAACtagtaatccagaagaaaGCGTGTGAAACAGCCTTTAATGCATTGGTCCCTCCAACGATACAAGTTATTACGAGTAGTTGAACGACGTCAGACTGCAATGCGATTGCGATTGTGCACGTAGAAGAGCTTCTGCTGCGTATTTGAGTTACATTACTTTGCAGACGTTTTACGACGAAAGAATTGCTCCCATTCTATCGCGCAGTTGCATCTTAGGCGGACGGATGCAACGAAGGCTGTTTTTGATGCcaccttttttcttggttaCTAGGCGGATTGTAATCACGCTCATAGTCGTGGACTACACCTCTGGTCatatctattcgtggagaggtTACAATATAATCAATTTCGTACTTTACCCCTAAACGCACATTAAATGCTCAGATTTTCTCTGCGTGATATCAAGAGTTTTGCAGGCTAGTGACAAGGAGAATTATGATCGTGGAGTAGTATTCTATAAAGGAGAAGATGGAAAGGTACTTTGCAATTACTTCCAAAATACTTCCGAGCTCTGAAGTAAAGTTAGTTCGAAAGTTTCGATTCGTGGAAACAGGCGAGCGACTCAAATTTCTCCCCTAGTATTGTCAAAGATGCGCATCTTTGACAATACTAGGGGAGAAATTTGAGTCGTCTATCTTTCTATTACGGAAAAATCTGTATTTTTAGAATCAGCCCATTTTCCGTGGTCTATCGCTTCAAATTTTGGGGGCTCTGTTTCAGTAATATGGACAAGAACATATCCTTCTTTTGAGGTGGTTGGAGTACTCCTTCTAAACGTTTTCGGATCAGGAGTAGATGTTGCTCGTCGCATCATCGAAGAAGGGAGAAGTATAGAAGACTTCCAACAACTCGCCAAGCTCTTCTCCCTTTATAAGCTTGCTCAAACAGAAGATAAGGAAAATTAGGTTGCATTGTTAGTTTAGTCATAAATTGTTGCTAGTCTTGATAGGTTGTAGGTTTTAGGCCGTCCATTATCGTTAtcgttgttgattttttaaaattttattgcttCTTACCCATCGAAATCTCTTGTCATTTCTAGTAGCTGAATGATTCAGTCGTTTTGAGAGCAAAAAGTATTTTCGCAAACTTAACTTTCTCCTTTGTTAACATTACATATTAACTAACGTTATTTACTGTACTGCAGCTGTCATTCGTTGTACCGAActtgtttatatttacttgTTGTCATAAACCACATTTTATCGTTTCGTTCAACATCCCCACACAAATTCCGCACATTTTTGTTGGGATGCATGTTGTATGTATGCTCAAAAGTAGACGCTGgaaattgtggaaattttAGTACTTAACTCACAATTGTGGTTGCTTTAGTGAATTTTCGCTCATATGTTTTGGTTCAAAAATTTGGCGCAAGAATGTGTGCTGTTGAAAATTGGTCTTTTGTGTCTATTTCAGCTAGGCGAATGAGTATGTTTTGCCACGCATTGAGCCTAaccaaataataatttattcgtCTGTCTTTTTTGGGTTCCTTACATATAGCATAAGTATGCACACAATACTTGTGTCTGAGCGCCAATAACAATGCGAATTCAAGAAAGTATGTAGATTTTCCGAAAGTGTAGTAGTCGCCACAATCAAAACGCATTGCGTTAGAATATTTCCAGAACCGACCAAGTATGGATTTTCCATTATTCCGGTTATTTCCTCTGTTTCATGACCGCAGTGATTTTTCCGAAACATTCGCAAACTAGTCCTGCAATGaacattttgaataatttatgtttgggttttgaaaacaagatcagagaaattttgaactgtTTGAACTGTTCAATGAGTAAAATATCCTTGGcttcttcatttcattgaaAGACACtcgaaggcagcatactacgaatctgacgtggtgaggaaaagctagagatttatttatttatttattcaaacacctgcaggtgtgacataaaacagaaaaaaaaacaagatggaacagagttcactagaatttcgcctgaattttacacaacaaggctggcccttcaaagcatgaggagtggtgggttggcaggtcattctcttGCTACAGagggtgagaaatcctcacgcgagatccttttcccagacccagaacgctacggtagataaacggaTACCAAGGTTTGGGTAACcaacttaacctcgaacggaAGAATCTGTCAGGGACCCTTAGCGAACGGGTGGGGGGACCTCGAGCGCAAgggctcaccaactttgctGCCCttgagatggagttgtagattgcagaatcAAGTGcggtttctctcaaatctcctTGATCGTCGTAAATAACGGTATGGAAGACTGcgttttcacgacgatttcagttgcaacgcaccaccttcgtgcacgcgccgcatccgaATGAGAGTAGTCGAAGATGAGTGATGTCTTCCCTCCAGCCTACCTTTAAGAAACCAATtaataggctgttgaggggACCACAAaaaggcgcgttctaacgtacctcataggaactaaagggtttcctacgccgttttttttttcaaagacgattagggagaaatgagcggagccacgtcGGATTCTGCTATCTACAACCCCTTCCCTAGCTTTTCTCGCGAATTCCTTCACCTTCGTAGTATATTGCCTCTAAATTGTCGTAGCAATTCAATCATAGCGATCACCGACAAGCTGAACGTACATAGAAAAAGGAGGAGAACTAGTctacgatgaaaaaaaaataatactctTCATTTTCAACCGTTAGGTTTCAATATTTACAGCTAGAGGCGACACATAAAGTAGGTAGGATTGTTGTAATTCGGAAATGAAGTGCTTCGATTCTGGGAATTGTGGCTTAGTCTGTAACCTTCTCCAGTTTGGCTTCAAAACCAGTTCCAAGTTTGACTTGTTTATCATAGTCTCAGCCATTGTACATTTGTACCATTGCGTGGAtatgttttttaaagatgaaaaacGATAAATGGGTATTTTTATTATGCCCAGTTATGTAGTTACAGTCTAGAGTATGGATAGGGTAAGTTCAATGTTTTCGCTCCTCCTCGAATCCAACTCCAGGCACATACTGTTCGCGTTTATTGTGAAAAAGCGAATGATTACCGTCTCCCCATGGAAAGGGCTGAAATCAAATACGGATTACTAACAGGTCATCACTCTTGTATTGCTGCATTTTGGATGCGCATTGCAATTAACATTGCAACAAACCTTGTTTCTGACGTTAAGGAACCTGTACGGAATGTATTTAGGACGCTCCTTGTCCCTGCGTGCAACGTGATCCCTGTAGGCTACGAACATTCCCATGGCAAGACATGGAATTGaagcaaaaaggaaaattttcatgaacACTTTTCTTGACACTGTAAAGGCAAATAGCACTTCCTTTGAACATTGGAACATACTCAActgtttgaaataaagttgaaaaaagaggaacaaaaccaagaaaaaatctcCTACACTCTCCGTGTCTTAGAGTCTCGGtcatggaatttttgaaacgaTCGAAATTATCACCGCCGCGTAAAAATACAGTTCTTGTTTGCGCCGTTTGTGCAATGCCATTTGAAAGCAGCCGACGTAAACCTGACATCAGTGAGAATGATGCTCACTTTGATGAGATCCAAACCATCAAAGCAACATCTTTTTCTTCCGAGTTCTGTTTGGATAGTTGCAGTCAACCTCTGATTGTGCCAAACAATCCCAGTGGTAAACAGTGTTGTTCTATTTCCCGCAACTtcattgaaggcagcataccaatTGACGATGTTACGATCTCTCATGGATAACAATTTCTTCATATAAAATTGTGGATCAGggatcgtcaattttgtggtatggTGACTGCaactaaaacaaaacagaactCGGAAGAAAAAGATCGCGACGAACTCAGGACGCCTTAACCTTGATATCTTCTGTGATTATTATGGAAGCTTTGATGCGGTTCATAGTCGGGTCAGGACGACAGGAAGCTCGACGATGATGACTGAtgccacctcgatttcaaccgccaGTTACACCGCGCACTTTGAGCGCTGCCGCCTACACAACTACAGCGAGGTTCTTGCTGTTTTGACCTGGCTGTAGTCTATATGTGCCTTAGTATGTACTGGACTTGGCCCCCTCACTCGAGCCACTGGAAAGGCGCGGAAGAGGAGTCTGGCAAGTAGAAAGACAGTCACCATTCTCATTATCAATATCCTTCTCGTTCATAACTTCATAATCGATCGAGGATAGTGCGGTCTTTTTACGCAAGATATCgattttattttggaaattattatttgatgAGAGTCGGCATACTAGTTCCTTAAGCGCGTCAATTActgcaaatccagaaaatgtttgATTAACGGTAGTTTTCGGAAACTTTTTAACTGAACTCGAAGAGTCCCTCAGCTCCACTACCACGGATGATCGCTGCATATGATAGTTTTGTGCCGATTACAGCGGTATGACCAGTGGTCTTGTTGTTCTAAGCTAACGTTCTTTCGAACAACATTTTAAAACCATGTGTCTCATTTGCTGAAGCATATCCGTCTTTATGGAAACCGTTCTATAGTGCTTTATCTTCAAATAGTATGCTTCGTATTAGGTTAGGATGTAGTATTAAAGATGTGGTATTAGAGATGTAATTcgtgaatgattttttctaacTGGTAAATGCAcgcagaaataagaaaataattccaaaatgTCATATATCATtcgaaagtcagatcattgcTTCATGTTATGACTGTGTTATTCTGACTTtttaattcctttcttttttcttccgcaATTCTTGCCGTTTCGGACGATTTGAATGGAGTGGACAAAGTGGAGCAGTTTCGTCGcgatctggttttttttttgcatttaatcgagGCAACAAGGCCGCTAAAGCTGAAATTTTTGCTGTTCCCAGGGGAGTGCTTGAAAATAGCGCTTGGCATTGGTCCTCGCGCTTCCAAATTGGGAATTTTG
This window of the Necator americanus strain Aroian chromosome III, whole genome shotgun sequence genome carries:
- a CDS encoding hypothetical protein (NECATOR_CHRIII.G10753.T2) translates to MTETLRHGELSRKVFMKIFLFASIPCLAMGMFVAYRDHVARRDKERPKYIPYRFLNVRNKPFPWGDGNHSLFHNKREQYVPGVGFEEERKH
- a CDS encoding hypothetical protein (NECATOR_CHRIII.G10753.T1) produces the protein MSGLRRLLSNGIAQTAQTRTVFLRGGDNFDRFKNSMTETLRHGELSRKVFMKIFLFASIPCLAMGMFVAYRDHVARRDKERPKYIPYRFLNVRNKPFPWGDGNHSLFHNKREQYVPGVGFEEERKH